Part of the Synechococcus sp. HK01-R genome is shown below.
TCACGGCGATCAGGGGATACCAGAGAAAGGTGATCCGCTGAAAATGCTGGGCGATCGCGCAGGTGATTAGCACACTCAGCCCAAGTCGCAGGCTCTGTCGCAGCAGATTGCCGCTCACGCCAAGGAAGCTGATCGCTGCCATTGTGCGGGGAACCCGTCGCTCCGGCCCGTGTTTCTGTCCGATTTGCTAACGACCACAGAGCTGGATCTCGATGTGCTCTGGCGAATGGGTCTGTCGGTGGTTTGCGGAGTTGCCGTTGGTTTCAACCGTTCCCATTCTGGGCAGCACCACCCCCATCGAATGCGTGTGCATGTGCTGGTGGGGTTAAGTGCCTGTCTACTGGTGTTGGCCGCCGGTGCTGGAGTTGACAGCCGCAGTCGAGCCATTCAGGGGGTCGCCACCGGAGTCGGCTTCCTCGGGGCTGGTGAAATTCTCCAAGAGCCAAGCTCGCGCAAACGCGGAGAACCTGCCCAGGTGCGCGGTCTAACCAGCGCCGCTTCGATCTGGTTTACTGCCGCCCTTGGAGTGACCGTGGCCACCTCGCGTCCATCGGTAGCTGCAATCGCGTTGATTCTCGCGTTGGTCGTGCTCACCTTTGCAGGCCGCAACGGACGTGATCAGAACAACACGCGATAGCGCCAGCTGCTGGCTTCGCTGGCTTCTGCTCCCCCCTTCTTTTTGCTGGGCCATTCGGTGTTGAGATAGCTGATGCCATCGCGATCGAAGGGGGTGGCTTTCAACCGTTCGGTTTCGAGGTTGGTGGTGCCCATGGCAGTGATCAGGCCACCAAGTTCCATGGGACCGAGATCGGTCTTCAGATTGCGACCGGCCGCGGTGATCAGTGCGGGCAAACGCACCAGATTCTCAGGTCGCTTCAGAGAGGCAAACAGACTTCTGAGCACCATCTGCTGCCGCTTCAGTCGACCAAAATCACCTTCCCCGTCATGGCGCCAGCGCAGGAAGCCCTCGAGATCCCTGCCCTTGAGCAGCTGAGGCCCTGGTTGGAGATCAATGAACAGACCTTGAGAGCGGTCTTGGTAGTAGAGACGTTTGGGCACATCCACCATCACGCCCCCTACAAGGTCGCCCATGGTGCGGATGCCTTCCAGGTTCACAAGGATGTGATGTTGGATCGGGCGGCCCATCAGCCTGCTGAGTTCCAGCTGCACAGCTTCCGGCCCTCCTCGTGCATAGAGGGCGTTCACTTTCATCGGCCCGAAGCTTCTCGAGTCGATGTAGCTATCGCGGGGAATCTGGGTGATCTTGGTTTCGCCATTCTCGACTCGAATGGTGAAGATCGCATCGGTGTTGCCGCCACCGGCATCCATGCCGAGCACCACAACTTCCCGATCTCCGAATCCTGTCCAAGCGGAGAAGGGATTGCTAATGGGGAGGATCGAGCCCCCTGTCTCGATGTCATGAGGGTTGAGTGATCGGCTCAGCGGAACCGAAATCAAGAGACCTCCCCCAAGCCCAATCGCCATGGCGATCAATAACGATCGTGGCTGGCTGGGATGAGGGAGAGGGCTGGTCATTGGCAGATCTTAGGGCGCCCTTTGCGTTCTCTTAAGGATTGCTGCTGTCTTTGTGGGGTGACGCAATCAGAGCAGCGGCTCGCTGATGACCAGCGTGGGGCACTTGAGTTGGCGGATCAGGCTGCTGGTTCGGTCGCTCGCGGGGATCGGCAGTCCGGCGACGCGACGACGCTGGGAGCGCAGGATCACGAGGTCGTGGTGCCGACTTGAACGCTGGATGGTCTGGTCAATTCCTGGGCCAGGAACAAGATCAATGCGAATCCGCTCTCCCGACTCACCTGGAGGCTGCCAGCGACGGAGCTCGCGCTCAATCCATTGGCGATCGTGGCGGCTAAAGCGAGGGTCAACGATGTGCAGGAGTGTGATCACTCCAGAGCTCCCTTCGGCGCTCGCCAGCAGGCGTTGAGCGAGTTCGAACTGCTCCCGTGCGCTGGCGGAGAGGTCTTTGATCGGCACCAGGATCCGTTGAAGATCATCGACGCCCTGCCCGGCCAGATTCACCACCACCACAGGGCAGTGAGCTGTGCGGCAGACGCCATCAACCAGATCTCCGAATAACCAGTTGCGGAGCTTGTCGGGTTGGCCTGTGCCGATCAGAAGGAGATCCGCTCCCTGTTCCAAGGCACTTCTGCTCATGCCACCGGCGATGTCTTCGTCAAGCCTCAGCAGGCAGCGAGTGGGCACCTTCAGGTCTTCTCCGATCGAGGCGGCCTCGTTCAGGCGATCTCTGGCGGCAGCAACAGCCCGATTGAGACTTCCGCGTGCCTCCTCCAGGCTCGGGCAAACCAGAGCCATCGGCAGAAGCTGGCCCGGAGCGCTTGAGCCCCCATTCAGAAGACGGGACGCCATGCTCAGGAGCCCATATTCGGTGGCGGGATTCGCCACGGGAACCACGATTTTCAAGGGGCGGCTGACCACTGGCAGCGCGAAATCGGCCGCTTCTGGATTCGATCGGTTCCGCTCGTCTGACGTGTTGGTTGATGATGTTTTGATGCTGTCTTCGGGTTCAACCAGCTGGGTGACCGAGCGGGCTGTCAATGCCGGCCCAAGAGATGCCGTGACGACCATCATGGCGAGAACGCCATTGAGAACTGACGCATTCAGAAGGCCTGCCTCATAGCCAACGAAAGCCGCGGCAAGAGTGGCGGCGACCTGTGGCATGGCTAAGGACCACATCATGACCATCTGGTTGCCGTTGTAGCCAAAGCCTCGACCGGCAATGACGCTGACGAGGCCCTTGCAGGCAATCACTCCAACCACCATGAGAGCTGTTAATTCAATGCTGCTAAAACTGCTTCGCAGGCTGTTGAAATCAATGAGTAATCCAAGGTGAATGAAGAAGATCGGGATGAATAAAGCCCCGCCAACAAAAATGACTTGTTGTTTTGCTTTTCCTTCTGGAAGGACAGAGTTGATGGCAAGGCCGGCAAGGAATGCACCTGCAATCTTTTCGACTCCAGCGAGTTCGGCGCCAAGGGAAGCAATGAAAAGGGTGAGCAGGACGGCGAGAAATATTCTGTTTTCGTCGTTGATGCTCTGTTTGAAAATTTTGCCTCCAATCGTTCGGATGCTGAAGACGACGATGACCGCGAAGAGGCTGACGCTGGCAATCAGTGAGGCGAGGTTTGTGGCTGAGAATGAACCCTTGCCAAGTCCCATCGCGATTGCCAGGACCAATAGAGATGCGATGTCAGTGAGGATTGTGCTTCCAATGCTGACAATGACTGACTCATCGCGCTGTGCGCCATAGCTGCGAATGATTGGGTAGCCTAGGGGGGTATGAGTGGCGATTAAGGTTCCTATTAAAATGGAGGGAACCATCGGAAAGTTGAATAAAAGGCCAATGGAAATACCTGTGGCCATGCCAAATAGGAAGTGGAGAACTCCCAGCGTTAATGAGCGACTTTTGACTCGATTAAACTCGTCAAGATCAATCTCTAACCCGACAATGAAGAGGAGGTAGATGGCGCCAATGTCGGAAAAGAGGGTGATCGTTTCGCCATTGGGCTGCAGCCAATTCAGGGCATTGGGGCCAACAAGCATCCCGGCAATCAGGAGGCCGACCAGATCAGGCAGGCCTGTTTTCCGGAAGATCGGTGGCACAAGCATGGCGATCGCCACCAGCAGGGCAAAAATGCCGAGGGGGTGATGCGTCAGATGGGCGATGGATGCGCCCGATGGCGCT
Proteins encoded:
- a CDS encoding MgtC/SapB family protein — protein: MFLSDLLTTTELDLDVLWRMGLSVVCGVAVGFNRSHSGQHHPHRMRVHVLVGLSACLLVLAAGAGVDSRSRAIQGVATGVGFLGAGEILQEPSSRKRGEPAQVRGLTSAASIWFTAALGVTVATSRPSVAAIALILALVVLTFAGRNGRDQNNTR
- a CDS encoding LCP family protein, whose translation is MAIGLGGGLLISVPLSRSLNPHDIETGGSILPISNPFSAWTGFGDREVVVLGMDAGGGNTDAIFTIRVENGETKITQIPRDSYIDSRSFGPMKVNALYARGGPEAVQLELSRLMGRPIQHHILVNLEGIRTMGDLVGGVMVDVPKRLYYQDRSQGLFIDLQPGPQLLKGRDLEGFLRWRHDGEGDFGRLKRQQMVLRSLFASLKRPENLVRLPALITAAGRNLKTDLGPMELGGLITAMGTTNLETERLKATPFDRDGISYLNTEWPSKKKGGAEASEASSWRYRVLF
- a CDS encoding cation:proton antiporter translates to MNALLAAAAPSGASIAHLTHHPLGIFALLVAIAMLVPPIFRKTGLPDLVGLLIAGMLVGPNALNWLQPNGETITLFSDIGAIYLLFIVGLEIDLDEFNRVKSRSLTLGVLHFLFGMATGISIGLLFNFPMVPSILIGTLIATHTPLGYPIIRSYGAQRDESVIVSIGSTILTDIASLLVLAIAMGLGKGSFSATNLASLIASVSLFAVIVVFSIRTIGGKIFKQSINDENRIFLAVLLTLFIASLGAELAGVEKIAGAFLAGLAINSVLPEGKAKQQVIFVGGALFIPIFFIHLGLLIDFNSLRSSFSSIELTALMVVGVIACKGLVSVIAGRGFGYNGNQMVMMWSLAMPQVAATLAAAFVGYEAGLLNASVLNGVLAMMVVTASLGPALTARSVTQLVEPEDSIKTSSTNTSDERNRSNPEAADFALPVVSRPLKIVVPVANPATEYGLLSMASRLLNGGSSAPGQLLPMALVCPSLEEARGSLNRAVAAARDRLNEAASIGEDLKVPTRCLLRLDEDIAGGMSRSALEQGADLLLIGTGQPDKLRNWLFGDLVDGVCRTAHCPVVVVNLAGQGVDDLQRILVPIKDLSASAREQFELAQRLLASAEGSSGVITLLHIVDPRFSRHDRQWIERELRRWQPPGESGERIRIDLVPGPGIDQTIQRSSRHHDLVILRSQRRRVAGLPIPASDRTSSLIRQLKCPTLVISEPLL